The proteins below are encoded in one region of Sphingobium yanoikuyae:
- a CDS encoding zinc-dependent alcohol dehydrogenase family protein gives MQAIQISNPATLDTMRVVHLPNAPAPGRGEIQVRLRASSLNYHDYAVVTGAIPVPAGRIPLSDGAGEIIALGEDLTQFAVGDLVVSTFFPDWANGGPQDGGFTNVPGDGMDGYAREVVTGLANWFTPAPRGYDAMEAATLTCAGLTAWRALVVEGAIKAGDSVLVQGTGGVSIFALQFAKAMGATVIATSSSDEKLERLKAMGADHIINYRGDTKWGSTAKKLTGGRGVDHVVEIGGAGTLPQSLAAIRVGGHISMIGVLAGFQGTVPTAMLMGKQARVIGVTVGSRRHQLDMIAAIDAIGIRPVVETRFPLADLADAFRHQESGLHFGKIGIEI, from the coding sequence GTGCAGGCAATACAGATCAGTAACCCGGCAACTCTCGACACGATGCGCGTCGTCCATCTGCCAAATGCCCCGGCGCCCGGCCGTGGCGAAATCCAAGTCCGGTTGCGCGCCAGTTCGCTTAACTATCATGATTATGCAGTCGTGACGGGCGCCATCCCGGTCCCGGCCGGTCGCATTCCCCTGTCGGATGGCGCCGGTGAGATCATAGCCTTGGGAGAAGACCTCACCCAATTTGCCGTCGGCGACCTGGTAGTTTCGACCTTCTTTCCCGATTGGGCCAATGGCGGACCGCAGGATGGCGGCTTCACCAACGTGCCAGGGGACGGTATGGATGGCTACGCACGCGAGGTCGTTACTGGCCTGGCCAATTGGTTCACCCCTGCGCCCCGAGGCTATGACGCGATGGAAGCGGCGACGCTGACCTGCGCTGGCCTCACGGCCTGGCGCGCGCTGGTCGTCGAAGGCGCGATCAAGGCAGGCGACAGCGTGCTGGTCCAGGGCACGGGCGGCGTCTCCATTTTCGCGCTGCAATTCGCCAAGGCGATGGGTGCCACCGTGATAGCCACTTCATCTTCCGACGAAAAGCTGGAACGCTTGAAGGCGATGGGCGCAGATCACATCATCAACTACCGGGGGGACACAAAATGGGGCTCGACTGCGAAGAAGCTGACCGGCGGACGCGGTGTCGATCATGTCGTGGAGATCGGCGGCGCGGGAACTTTGCCGCAGTCACTGGCGGCGATCCGGGTTGGCGGGCATATCTCGATGATCGGCGTGCTCGCCGGCTTCCAGGGTACAGTACCGACCGCGATGCTGATGGGCAAGCAGGCGCGCGTCATCGGTGTGACGGTAGGCAGTCGCAGACATCAACTCGACATGATCGCCGCGATCGATGCCATCGGCATCCGCCCAGTGGTCGAAACGCGATTCCCTTTGGCGGACCTTGCAGATGCCTTTCGTCATCAGGAAAGCGGTTTGCATTTCGGTAAGATCGGCATCGAAATCTGA
- a CDS encoding SDR family NAD(P)-dependent oxidoreductase encodes MASSLLFDLSGKVAIVTGGNGGLGLGMAKGLAQAGASIAIAARRANKAQAALAELDAMGARAIFVETDVADRASCFAMAQSVADRLGRVDILIANAGIGEGARPETMDEAMWRRTLDINLSGSFFSAQAVYPHLKAAGGGKLVMLGSMTSIFGAAGAANYAASKGAVVQLAKSLAIAWARDNIQVNAILPGWLVTDMVADTKARAPEFDEGIVARTPARRWGEPDDLAGTAVYLCSRASDFVTGTAIPVDGGYAVM; translated from the coding sequence ATGGCATCGTCGCTGCTGTTTGATCTGTCCGGCAAGGTTGCCATCGTCACCGGGGGCAATGGGGGCCTTGGCCTAGGCATGGCCAAAGGGCTGGCGCAGGCGGGGGCATCGATCGCGATTGCTGCGCGGCGTGCCAACAAGGCGCAGGCTGCTCTCGCTGAGTTGGACGCGATGGGCGCTAGGGCGATCTTCGTCGAAACAGATGTAGCGGATCGCGCATCCTGCTTCGCCATGGCGCAGAGCGTCGCGGACCGGCTAGGACGGGTCGACATCTTGATCGCCAATGCCGGCATCGGCGAAGGCGCCCGGCCTGAAACGATGGATGAAGCCATGTGGCGCCGCACGCTCGACATCAATCTGTCCGGCAGCTTCTTCAGCGCCCAAGCCGTATATCCGCACCTGAAAGCGGCTGGCGGTGGCAAGCTGGTGATGCTCGGGTCGATGACATCGATCTTCGGGGCGGCGGGCGCCGCCAATTATGCAGCCAGCAAGGGTGCCGTGGTGCAGCTTGCCAAATCCCTGGCGATCGCCTGGGCGCGCGACAATATCCAGGTGAACGCCATCCTGCCTGGCTGGTTGGTCACGGACATGGTTGCGGACACCAAGGCGAGAGCGCCGGAATTTGACGAGGGCATCGTCGCCCGCACGCCAGCACGGCGGTGGGGCGAACCTGACGATCTGGCTGGGACCGCCGTCTATCTCTGCTCGCGCGCATCCGATTTCGTCACCGGCACGGCTATTCCTGTCGATGGCGGTTATGCGGTGATGTAG
- a CDS encoding enoyl-CoA hydratase/isomerase family protein: MRTLTLDRSDGHNAIGPDLLCELAAALDATRADPTIGALILTGAGSMFSAGGNLQALLDGLRTRDMAAERAALDAAVATVDLLRTLPIPTLAAVNGPAAGGGLALALACDLRVAADSAKFAYAYGAIGLAGDLGINWLLVRAVGQARARSIAFGGVLDSQAALAAGLVESVVSDAALLEEAQRRAQHLAHIPASAAAAIKANLDFATEHDFAKAALHECESFQRVRGGAAHRAAVEAFLQRSARK, encoded by the coding sequence GTGCGGACGCTGACGCTCGATCGGTCAGACGGGCATAATGCGATCGGACCGGACCTGCTTTGCGAACTCGCGGCCGCACTTGATGCGACGCGCGCTGATCCGACCATCGGCGCGCTGATCCTGACCGGGGCCGGGTCGATGTTCAGTGCCGGCGGCAATTTGCAGGCGCTGCTTGACGGCCTGCGAACCCGTGACATGGCTGCCGAAAGGGCCGCGCTGGATGCGGCGGTCGCGACGGTGGACCTTTTGCGGACCTTGCCGATTCCGACTTTAGCGGCGGTCAACGGCCCTGCGGCGGGTGGGGGCCTTGCACTAGCGCTCGCTTGCGATTTGCGTGTCGCCGCCGACAGCGCGAAATTCGCTTATGCCTATGGCGCTATCGGGCTGGCGGGAGATCTTGGTATAAACTGGCTACTGGTCCGCGCGGTGGGACAAGCGAGGGCGCGCAGCATAGCATTTGGCGGGGTGCTCGACTCACAAGCTGCGCTGGCGGCCGGTCTGGTGGAAAGCGTCGTCTCTGACGCTGCGCTGCTCGAAGAAGCACAGCGCCGTGCGCAGCATCTGGCCCATATTCCCGCATCTGCCGCTGCGGCGATAAAGGCCAACCTGGATTTTGCCACAGAGCATGATTTTGCCAAAGCTGCGCTACATGAATGCGAAAGTTTTCAAAGGGTTCGCGGCGGGGCGGCACATCGCGCCGCCGTCGAAGCTTTCCTCCAAAGGTCGGCGCGCAAGTAG
- a CDS encoding enoyl-CoA hydratase-related protein, giving the protein MAYETILYDIIDDVAVIKMNQPKTLNAMTTQMGEELLDAVWRAEKEARAMLVGSVGRAFCSGANLAEGGIDLTDPNRDMGGNLDGIFNPIIYQMRAAQIPVVTAVKGPAAGVGCGIALAGDMIVAGENAIFFQAFSKVGLAPDGGSSYLLVKAIGRPRAMEMMLLGPKLKAPQALEWGMINRVVGDDEVDDRALDLARELARGPRSLGIIKRVAWAALDASFETALSNERVAQREAGRTEDFGEGVAAFRDKRPAQFKGR; this is encoded by the coding sequence ATGGCCTACGAAACGATCCTGTACGACATTATCGATGACGTTGCCGTCATCAAGATGAACCAGCCCAAGACTCTGAACGCTATGACGACGCAGATGGGTGAAGAACTGTTGGACGCCGTATGGCGCGCTGAAAAGGAAGCGCGCGCAATGCTCGTAGGCTCGGTCGGTCGGGCCTTCTGCTCGGGTGCAAATCTGGCCGAAGGCGGGATCGACCTCACCGATCCCAACCGTGACATGGGCGGCAATCTCGACGGAATCTTCAATCCTATCATCTATCAGATGCGGGCGGCGCAGATACCCGTGGTGACAGCCGTGAAGGGGCCGGCGGCAGGGGTGGGCTGTGGCATAGCACTTGCCGGCGATATGATCGTAGCGGGCGAAAACGCCATCTTCTTCCAGGCGTTCAGCAAGGTCGGCCTGGCGCCCGACGGCGGGTCATCCTACCTGCTGGTCAAGGCGATTGGTCGCCCGCGCGCGATGGAGATGATGTTGCTCGGTCCGAAGCTAAAGGCGCCGCAAGCGCTGGAATGGGGCATGATAAACCGGGTCGTGGGCGACGACGAAGTCGATGACAGGGCGCTTGATCTGGCGCGGGAACTGGCCCGTGGACCCCGATCGCTGGGCATCATCAAGCGGGTGGCTTGGGCAGCGCTCGACGCATCCTTCGAGACAGCCCTGTCGAACGAGCGCGTCGCCCAGCGCGAAGCTGGGCGGACAGAAGATTTCGGGGAGGGTGTAGCGGCCTTCCGCGACAAGCGTCCCGCACAATTCAAGGGGCGATGA